The genome window ACCGTCATCACGAATGCCGTCATCGTCGAACATTGGGGTATCGTTAAAGCCGATATCGGCCTCAAGGGCGGCAAGATTGCCGGCATCGGCAAGGCCGGTAATCCGGACATCCAGCCGGATGTCACGATGGCAATTGGCGGCGCCACTGAAATCATCGCCGGCGAAGGCATGATCGTCACGGCCGGCGGCGTGGATACCCACATCCACTTCATTTGCCCGCAACAGATAGAAGAAGCATTGATGAGCGGCGTCACCACCATGATAGGCGGCGGCACCGGCCCCGCTGTCGGCACTGCCGCCACCACCTGTACGCCCGGCCCCTGGCATATCCATTCGATGTTGTCGGCGGCCGATGCCTTCCCGATGAACCTGGGTTTCCTCGGCAAAGGCAATGTCAGCCTGCCGACGCCATTGGAAGAACAGATCCACGCCGGTGCCATCGGCCTCAAGCTGCATGAAGACTGGGGTTCGACCCCGGCCGCAATCGACAATTGCCTGTCAGTTGCAGACCGCCTCGACGTGCAAGTGGCGATCCATAGCGATACCTTGAACGAAGGTGGTTTCCTCGAACACACACTGGCCGCCTTCAAGGATAGAACTATCCACACTTTCCATACCGAAGGTGCCGGCGGCGGCCATGCGCCCGACATCATCGCCGCCGTCGGCCAGGCCAATGTCTTGCCGTCCTCCACCAATCCGACCCGGCCCTTTACTGTCAATACGCTGGATGAGCATCTGGACATGCTGATGGTCTGCCATCACCTGGATCCTGCGATTGCCGAAGACGTCGCCTTCGCCGAATCCCGTATCCGGCGCGAAACGATAGCCGCCGAAGACATCCTGCATGACATCGGCGCGATCTCGATGATGTCGTCCGATTCGCAGGCCATGGGACGGGTCGGCGAAGTCATCATGCGCACCTGGCAAACCGCACACAAAATGAAGGTGCAGCGCGGCTCACTGGCAGGCGACCCGGCGCGCAATGACAACTTCCGCGTCAAACGCTATATCGCCAAATACACCATCAACCCGGCCATCACGCATGGGATTTCACATGTGGTCGGCTCGCTCGAAGTCGGCAAGGTGGCCGATATCGTCCTGTGGAAACCGGCCTTCTTCGGCGTCAAGCCATCGATGATCCTGAAAAGCGGGATGATTGCCGCGGCCCAGATGGGTGATCCGAATGCCTCGATCCCGACGCCGCAACCGGTGCATTACAGGATGATGTTCGGTGCCTATGGCGGCGGCCTGAAGACATCGATGACCTTCGTCTCACAATCAGCCTTTGATGCCGGCATAGGCGACATGCTGAAACTGAACAAGCCGGTGGTCGCAGTCAAGAATATGCGTCATCTGCGCAAACGCGACATGATCCACAACAGCGCGACGCCGAAAATGGAAGTCGATTCGGAAACCTATGAAGTGCGTGCCGATGGCGAGCTGCTGGTATGTGAACCGGCCAAGATCCTGCCTCTGGCACAACGCTACTTTTTATTTTAAAACCATCATGCTGACCCTTAATACCAAACTGGAAAAAGCCGATCAAATCGACGGTGAACTGATCCTGCCCTACGACCAGCGTGAAAAAAGCCGCTTGCGCGCGACCATGGTTTCGGGTGAAGACGTTGCTGTTTTCACTGTGCGCGGCACTATCCTGCGTGATGGCGATATCTTGCGCGGCGATGACGGCCGCATCGTTAAGATCACCGCCGCCAAGGAACCGACCTATCGCGTCGAAGCCCTGAGTCCGCACCAGCTATTGCGTTGCGCCTTCCATCTCGGCAATCGCCATACCCAGGCACAGATCGGCAATGGCTTCCTGCGCATACGCAAGGACGCGGTGCTGAAGGAAATGCTGGAGGGCCTGGGTGCAAAGGTAGAGGAAGAACTGGCCGCGTTCGAACCGGAGTCCGGTGCTTATGGCGGCGGCCATCACCATCACGGTGACGATGGTCATCATCCGTTGGCGCCGATTCCGTTGCGGCAAAAGATCCATCGCCCGAGCGACAAGGCGGAATAAGGAAGTATCGATATGCAAGCCCAGGCCCTGCTCCACCTGCTGCAACTGAGTAGCCCGTCGCTGCCGATAGGCGCGTACAGCTATTCGCAGGGACTGGAGGCAGCCATTGAAAACGGCACGGTAAAGGATGAGGTCGGTGCCAGGCGCTGGATTATCGATGTATTGCATGAGGTAGTGGCGCGCTTTGAAGCACCGGTGCTGTGGCGCTTGCTGCAGGCATTTGAAACCCGGGATGCGGCTGCGGTGGAAAGCTGGACCGAACGTTTCATCGCCGCACGCGATACTGCCGAGTTCCGGGCCGAGACCATACAGATGGGTTATTCGCTCGGCAAGTTATGCAGCGACCTGCAACTGGGTGATGCTGAAATGCTGGCACTGTTACAGGCGCAAACCGAGGTACCGCTGCCGACTGCGCTGGCTTATGCCGCGGTAACGCTCAAGGTGCCGGCGGAAGCGGCCTTGCTTGGCATGCTGTTTTCTTGGGCTGAAAACCAGGTATTGGTGTGTGTGAAATCGGTACCGCTGGGCCAGGTTGCCGGGCAACGTTTGCTGCTGTCCTTGCAAGCCGAACTGGAAGTCGCGGCACAAGTGGCGCAGCAGTTGCCGGATGAAGAATTATCGAACTGGTCGCCAGGATTATCGCTGCTGTCGATGCAGCATGAAGTGCAGTACAGCCGTCTGTATCGTTCTTGAACTCGTTCCCCGAATTAAATTTTTGATTGATAAAATTATGAGTAATCCTTCCTCCCCCAATCCACTCCGCGTCGGTATCGGCGGCCCTGTCGGTTCCGGCAAAACGGCGCTGTGCGAAATGCTATGCAAACGCATGCGCGACAACTACGACATGGCTGTCATCACGAATGACATCTACACCAAGGAAGACATGGAAATCCTGCTGCGCGCCGATGCGCTGCCGGCGGAACGCCTGATGGGTGTGGAAACCGGTGGCTGTCCGCATACGGCGATCCGCGAGGATGCATCGATCAACCTGGAAGCCATTGCACGCATGAGCGCCGACTTTCCCGACCTCGACCTGATCCTGGTGGAATCAGGCGGCGATAACCTGGCGGCGACCTTCAGCCCGGAATTGTCCGACCTGACCATTTACGTGATCGACGTTGCCGGCGGCGAAAAAATCCCGCGCAAAGGCGGCCCCGGCATCACGCGTTCGGATTTATTGATCATCAATAAAACCGACCTCGCACCCTATGTCGGTGCCAACCTCGACATCATGGCGCAGGATGCCAA of Janthinobacterium sp. Marseille contains these proteins:
- the ureC gene encoding urease subunit alpha; the protein is MSKISRQAYAEIFGPTTGDRLRLADTELFIEIEKDFTTYGEEVKFGGGKVIRDGMGQSQRNYKDVMDTVITNAVIVEHWGIVKADIGLKGGKIAGIGKAGNPDIQPDVTMAIGGATEIIAGEGMIVTAGGVDTHIHFICPQQIEEALMSGVTTMIGGGTGPAVGTAATTCTPGPWHIHSMLSAADAFPMNLGFLGKGNVSLPTPLEEQIHAGAIGLKLHEDWGSTPAAIDNCLSVADRLDVQVAIHSDTLNEGGFLEHTLAAFKDRTIHTFHTEGAGGGHAPDIIAAVGQANVLPSSTNPTRPFTVNTLDEHLDMLMVCHHLDPAIAEDVAFAESRIRRETIAAEDILHDIGAISMMSSDSQAMGRVGEVIMRTWQTAHKMKVQRGSLAGDPARNDNFRVKRYIAKYTINPAITHGISHVVGSLEVGKVADIVLWKPAFFGVKPSMILKSGMIAAAQMGDPNASIPTPQPVHYRMMFGAYGGGLKTSMTFVSQSAFDAGIGDMLKLNKPVVAVKNMRHLRKRDMIHNSATPKMEVDSETYEVRADGELLVCEPAKILPLAQRYFLF
- the ureE gene encoding urease accessory protein UreE — protein: MLTLNTKLEKADQIDGELILPYDQREKSRLRATMVSGEDVAVFTVRGTILRDGDILRGDDGRIVKITAAKEPTYRVEALSPHQLLRCAFHLGNRHTQAQIGNGFLRIRKDAVLKEMLEGLGAKVEEELAAFEPESGAYGGGHHHHGDDGHHPLAPIPLRQKIHRPSDKAE
- a CDS encoding urease accessory protein UreF codes for the protein MQAQALLHLLQLSSPSLPIGAYSYSQGLEAAIENGTVKDEVGARRWIIDVLHEVVARFEAPVLWRLLQAFETRDAAAVESWTERFIAARDTAEFRAETIQMGYSLGKLCSDLQLGDAEMLALLQAQTEVPLPTALAYAAVTLKVPAEAALLGMLFSWAENQVLVCVKSVPLGQVAGQRLLLSLQAELEVAAQVAQQLPDEELSNWSPGLSLLSMQHEVQYSRLYRS
- the ureG gene encoding urease accessory protein UreG is translated as MSNPSSPNPLRVGIGGPVGSGKTALCEMLCKRMRDNYDMAVITNDIYTKEDMEILLRADALPAERLMGVETGGCPHTAIREDASINLEAIARMSADFPDLDLILVESGGDNLAATFSPELSDLTIYVIDVAGGEKIPRKGGPGITRSDLLIINKTDLAPYVGANLDIMAQDAKRMRGERPFVFTNLRSGDGVETVIEYIRKQGLLDEKRKN